The following coding sequences are from one Aliarcobacter skirrowii CCUG 10374 window:
- the pyrC gene encoding dihydroorotase, which yields MSKIFVLNKPLDMHLHLRDNDMLKLVGPLTSNSFSGALIMPNLVPPITSKDALLSYKSRILEACKDDNFTPYMTLFFQNNYSFEFLEDIKDEIIGIKLYPAGITTNSETGVSSMDIEVLRPTLENMSHLGIPLCIHGETNGFVMDREKEFMPIYESLAIAFPNLKIVMEHITTKDAVELLDKYPNLYATVTLHHLLITLDDVAGGMLDPHLFCKPIAKRPEDRNALLNAALKAHPKLMFGSDSAPHPKHKKECCGCAAGVFTSPIALQVLVELFEKHNALENLNNFVSNNAQKIYGLNLEDKTIKLVKKDFIVPAIYEYKDEKVVPMYAGKTISWSIEEITK from the coding sequence CATTTAAGAGATAATGATATGTTGAAGTTAGTGGGTCCACTAACTTCAAATAGTTTTAGTGGAGCTTTAATAATGCCAAATTTAGTTCCTCCTATTACTTCAAAAGATGCTTTATTATCTTATAAAAGTAGAATTTTAGAAGCTTGTAAAGATGATAATTTTACTCCATATATGACACTATTTTTTCAAAATAACTATAGTTTTGAGTTTTTAGAAGATATTAAAGATGAGATAATTGGAATCAAACTTTATCCAGCAGGAATTACTACAAACTCTGAAACTGGAGTTTCTTCTATGGATATTGAAGTTTTAAGACCTACTTTAGAAAATATGAGCCATCTTGGAATTCCTCTTTGTATTCATGGGGAAACAAATGGTTTTGTAATGGATAGAGAAAAAGAGTTTATGCCAATTTATGAGAGTTTGGCTATTGCTTTTCCTAATTTAAAAATAGTAATGGAGCATATTACAACAAAAGATGCTGTAGAGCTTCTAGATAAATATCCAAATTTATATGCAACTGTAACTTTACATCATCTATTAATAACTTTAGATGATGTAGCAGGTGGAATGCTAGATCCTCATCTTTTTTGTAAGCCAATTGCAAAAAGACCAGAGGATAGAAATGCACTTTTAAATGCAGCTTTAAAAGCTCATCCAAAACTTATGTTTGGAAGTGATAGCGCTCCTCATCCAAAACATAAAAAAGAGTGTTGTGGTTGTGCAGCAGGAGTTTTCACATCGCCTATTGCTTTGCAAGTATTAGTGGAACTTTTTGAAAAACACAATGCCTTAGAAAATTTAAATAATTTTGTATCAAATAATGCACAAAAAATTTATGGATTAAATTTAGAAGATAAAACTATAAAATTAGTTAAAAAAGATTTTATAGTTCCAGCTATTTATGAATATAAAGATGAAAAAGTTGTACCAATGTATGCAGGAAAAACTATATCTTGGAGTATTGAAGAGATTACAAAATAA
- the fliM gene encoding flagellar motor switch protein FliM: MAEFLSQDEIDALLDIAEQGDDIDGTNPLDKFAAKEKSFTIYDFKKPNRVTLDQLKALTTMHDKMLREFTNDLSSMLRKMVDVKLMSIEQMTYGEFILSIPQVTSLSTLSMKPLDGRIVIECNPTISHKVIADLLGSGAVNTMDSIDRELTEIEIKILEHFYRMFIKILYKTWSDVSSLNFKIESSDTNANAIQIVSDHDIVLLVVFEITIDEDSGFLSICYPISYIEPLLNKIVDKIFSEGKNTKLSRKQDIKTLISGARMKIEPIMAETEMSTLEILNLKEGDIIVFNKNAESNESIVYVNKKEKFLASCGISNNRKAIELLSNLDKEKQETLETLRLMREEREQKAKENAENIKKLLSERKSSNPTIS; encoded by the coding sequence ATGGCAGAATTTTTAAGTCAAGATGAGATAGATGCTCTTTTAGATATTGCTGAGCAAGGTGATGATATTGATGGAACAAATCCTCTTGATAAGTTTGCAGCAAAAGAGAAAAGTTTTACTATTTATGATTTCAAAAAACCAAATAGAGTTACTCTTGATCAGTTAAAAGCTCTTACAACAATGCATGATAAGATGTTAAGAGAGTTTACAAATGATTTAAGCTCAATGCTTAGAAAAATGGTTGATGTTAAACTGATGTCAATAGAACAGATGACTTATGGAGAGTTTATCTTATCTATTCCACAAGTTACATCTTTAAGTACTCTTTCAATGAAACCACTTGATGGAAGAATTGTAATTGAGTGCAACCCTACAATTTCACATAAAGTAATTGCTGATTTATTAGGAAGTGGTGCTGTTAATACTATGGATAGTATTGATAGAGAACTTACAGAAATAGAGATAAAAATTTTAGAGCATTTTTATAGAATGTTTATAAAAATTTTATATAAAACTTGGAGTGATGTTTCTAGCTTAAATTTTAAAATTGAATCAAGTGATACAAATGCAAATGCTATTCAAATAGTTTCAGATCACGATATCGTTTTACTTGTTGTTTTTGAAATAACTATTGATGAGGATTCAGGATTTTTATCTATTTGTTATCCAATCTCTTATATTGAACCACTTTTAAATAAAATTGTTGACAAAATATTTAGTGAAGGTAAAAATACAAAACTAAGTAGAAAACAGGATATTAAAACCTTAATTTCTGGTGCTAGAATGAAAATTGAGCCAATTATGGCAGAGACAGAGATGAGCACTTTAGAGATATTAAACCTTAAAGAGGGCGATATTATAGTATTTAATAAAAATGCTGAATCAAATGAGAGTATAGTTTATGTAAATAAAAAAGAGAAATTTTTAGCAAGTTGTGGTATTTCAAATAATAGAAAAGCTATAGAGTTATTATCAAATCTTGATAAAGAGAAACAAGAGACTCTTGAAACACTAAGATTAATGAGAGAAGAGAGAGAACAAAAAGCAAAAGAGAATGCTGAAAATATTAAAAAACTTCTAAGCGAAAGAAAAAGCTCAAATCCAACAATAAGCTAA
- a CDS encoding flagellar basal body P-ring protein FlgI yields MRILFFSILLISSLFGQKIKDVSNIIGIRENQLIGYGLIVGLPGTGDKSKFTMQSLQNLLTNSYIKIPQGSINSKNIAAVMVTADLPPFARQGDKIKVTVSTIGDSKSIDYGELLMTQLKGVDGNVYAVAQGTVVANANNKTTGFIYEGATVEGEIDFNLQDEKSIQLSLYKNSAKTAHLIEQKINEKFENNIAKAIDTRTIDVIKPSDMSIVEFIALVENIELETNVKKKLIIDINREAVIAGGDIPITPITISRDSFTLRIDKTNLDDVDWNNPTINKGVDVGDGIKIADKPVVDINNSMINTKKDPTVSDLVRSMKVMKLPMSEIIDTLQMLKQMGAIDVDIELRG; encoded by the coding sequence TTGAGAATTTTATTTTTTTCAATTTTGCTTATTTCATCACTTTTTGGTCAAAAAATAAAAGATGTTTCAAATATTATAGGAATAAGGGAGAACCAACTAATAGGTTATGGTCTTATTGTAGGACTTCCAGGAACTGGAGATAAATCTAAATTTACAATGCAAAGTCTTCAAAACCTACTTACAAACTCTTATATAAAAATTCCACAAGGCTCTATTAATTCAAAAAATATAGCAGCTGTTATGGTAACAGCAGATTTACCACCATTTGCAAGGCAAGGTGATAAAATAAAAGTTACAGTTTCAACTATTGGTGATTCAAAATCTATTGATTATGGTGAACTTTTAATGACTCAATTAAAAGGGGTTGATGGAAATGTTTATGCGGTTGCTCAAGGAACTGTTGTAGCAAACGCAAATAATAAAACAACTGGATTTATTTATGAGGGTGCAACAGTTGAAGGAGAGATTGATTTTAATTTACAAGATGAAAAATCAATTCAACTAAGTCTTTATAAAAATTCAGCAAAAACTGCACACTTAATAGAGCAAAAAATAAATGAAAAATTTGAAAATAATATAGCAAAAGCTATAGATACAAGAACAATTGATGTTATAAAACCTTCTGATATGTCTATTGTAGAGTTTATAGCTTTAGTTGAAAATATAGAACTAGAGACAAATGTGAAGAAAAAACTTATTATTGATATAAATAGAGAAGCTGTTATTGCTGGAGGTGATATTCCAATTACTCCAATTACTATATCAAGAGATAGTTTTACTCTTAGAATAGATAAAACAAATTTAGATGATGTAGATTGGAATAATCCGACAATTAACAAAGGTGTTGATGTTGGAGATGGAATTAAAATAGCTGATAAACCTGTGGTTGATATAAATAACTCTATGATAAATACAAAAAAAGATCCTACAGTTTCAGATTTGGTTCGTTCAATGAAAGTTATGAAACTCCCAATGAGCGAAATAATTGATACTCTTCAAATGCTTAAGCAAATGGGTGCTATTGATGTTGATATTGAATTAAGAGGTTAA
- a CDS encoding flagellar biosynthetic protein FliQ: MDLLAISQNTVKIILLIGLPSLVVSMIIGLIISIFSAVTQVNDASLSFVPKMIIVSTFILFSLPWIGEQIGGFASDLWNLILVFGQ, encoded by the coding sequence ATGGATTTATTAGCAATTTCACAAAATACTGTAAAAATTATATTACTAATAGGTCTTCCATCATTAGTTGTAAGCATGATTATAGGACTTATAATCTCTATATTTTCAGCCGTAACTCAAGTAAACGATGCTTCACTTTCATTTGTTCCTAAGATGATTATTGTATCAACTTTTATCCTTTTTTCTCTCCCTTGGATTGGTGAACAAATAGGTGGATTTGCATCTGATTTATGGAATCTAATTTTGGTTTTTGGACAATAA
- a CDS encoding flagellar basal body-associated FliL family protein, whose protein sequence is MAEENGEIKKSSDGKGLIIILIAFVILLIVAVAVATFFLFSNIGTNSTISSPENQEKVENVKSSVGSDAKFKADVTELVLNLTDTRGREKILKLSFSIRSSEPTIQQIVENHLPEITDIVITQVSSRSSDELLTVAGKNILKDELVSELNGVMNYARTSNGNIVNNIFFTEFIIR, encoded by the coding sequence ATGGCAGAAGAAAATGGTGAAATTAAAAAATCTTCAGATGGTAAAGGTTTAATAATAATTCTTATTGCGTTTGTAATTTTATTAATTGTAGCAGTAGCTGTAGCAACATTTTTTTTATTTAGTAATATTGGAACGAATTCAACTATAAGTAGTCCTGAAAATCAAGAAAAAGTTGAGAATGTGAAATCTTCTGTTGGTTCTGATGCAAAATTCAAAGCAGATGTAACTGAATTAGTATTAAATTTAACAGATACTAGAGGAAGAGAGAAAATTTTAAAACTATCTTTTTCAATAAGAAGTTCAGAGCCAACTATTCAACAAATAGTTGAGAATCATCTTCCTGAAATTACTGATATTGTAATAACTCAAGTAAGCTCAAGAAGTAGTGATGAGTTACTCACTGTTGCTGGAAAAAATATATTAAAAGATGAGTTAGTTAGTGAATTAAATGGTGTTATGAATTATGCAAGAACTAGTAATGGTAATATTGTAAACAATATATTTTTTACAGAGTTTATAATAAGATAA